The DNA window GTTCAGATTGATCGGTTTGGAAAGATCCAGACTGAAGATACCCATGATAGATTTTGCATCGATCACATATCTTCCGGAAACCAGATCAAAATCGAAATCATATTTGGAAATATCGTTTACAAATGCTTTTACTTTGTCAATGGAATTAAGTGAAATACTAACAGTTTTCATGATAACTTCCTCCCGAAAATTCAGATTATTTTTGGAATGTACGGCGCGTAAATCTGTCAATAACAGTTTTGTGCGGCGCATTTCAACTAAATTTATCTTACCGTTTTGTTTGCTAAAAGTCAAGGTGAAAGCATACAAAGATTCAAAGAAAACAGAAAAATAATTTGGCAGAAAAGAAAGAAGGTAGACAATGAAAGGAAAAGTTGCACTGCATAATCTGGGATGTAAAGTAAATGCATATGAGACCGAGGCAATGCAGCAGATGTTAGAGGCGGCAGGCTATGAAATCGTGCCTTTTGAACCGGGTGCGGACATTTATGTGATCAATACCTGCAGCGTTACCAATATTGCCGACCGCAAGTCGAGACAGATGCTTCACAAAGCAAAAAAGATGAATCCGGATGCCATCGTGGTCGCAGCCGGATGCTATGTGCAGGCAGATACAAAAAAAGCAGAGGCAGATGCGTCTATAGATATCATAATCGGGAATAATAAAAAACAGGAACTGATCCCCATACTGGAAAGTTACCGGACAGGTCATCAGAAAACTACAGAATGTGTGGACATCAATCACACGAAAGAGTATGAAAATCTGGAGATTGACCGTACCGAAGAACATACAAGAGCATACCTGAAAGTGCAGGACGGCTGCAACCAGTTCTGTACCTACTGTATCATCCCGTATGCCAGAGGACGGATCCGCAGCAAAAAGACAGAGGATGTGGTAAATGAAGTAAAACGCCTTGCAGCATCCGGCTGTCAGGAAGTGGTACTGACGGGGATCCATCTGAGTTCTTACGGAAAAGAACGCCCGGAGGATCAGGAAAATCTGCTGACGCTGATTCAGGCAGTGCATCAGGTGGACGGGATTGAGAGGATCCGTCTTGGTTCGCTGGAACCGGGAATTATCACAGAAGAATTTGCAGCGGCGATCAGCAGTCTGCC is part of the Blautia faecicola genome and encodes:
- a CDS encoding HPr family phosphocarrier protein, coding for MKTVSISLNSIDKVKAFVNDISKYDFDFDLVSGRYVIDAKSIMGIFSLDLSKPINLNVHAEGSSLDEVLKVLAPYIIE
- the mtaB gene encoding tRNA (N(6)-L-threonylcarbamoyladenosine(37)-C(2))-methylthiotransferase MtaB; protein product: MKGKVALHNLGCKVNAYETEAMQQMLEAAGYEIVPFEPGADIYVINTCSVTNIADRKSRQMLHKAKKMNPDAIVVAAGCYVQADTKKAEADASIDIIIGNNKKQELIPILESYRTGHQKTTECVDINHTKEYENLEIDRTEEHTRAYLKVQDGCNQFCTYCIIPYARGRIRSKKTEDVVNEVKRLAASGCQEVVLTGIHLSSYGKERPEDQENLLTLIQAVHQVDGIERIRLGSLEPGIITEEFAAAISSLPKVCPHFHLSLQSGCTTTLKRMNRRYTAEEYREKCEILRKYYPAPALTTDVITGFPGETEEEFEESRSFVDSIHFYETHIFPYSKREGTKAAGMPDQLTEQVKKERSRILIALGKEHQREYMEQFLGQEKEVLFEEQQTVEGQEYWTGHTMEYLKIAVISEENLENKRVMVQLREMIGQDFVLAKR